The following proteins come from a genomic window of Erpetoichthys calabaricus chromosome 18, fErpCal1.3, whole genome shotgun sequence:
- the LOC127526254 gene encoding uncharacterized protein LOC127526254 isoform X1: MRLTGVSLPSTPISGVASLAAVPPRRQYAVTPLALPAVCPAVIPLSVNQCGARMNPLRPSSGKRRTVSLETLAAHHFNQQRTVVMQQKEYNRYHQGWQRPFYGSRAEKEEYRKEIRDLLKRQMLEKWEQQRQLRSSLSREAEEAQEADRLALSRDFQQNVAHAQILRTFRDENKRLMEQIWHQRSLSRLQETTRERELLQYNPLNWSGTLK, from the exons CTGGGGTGTCCCTTCCCAGTACACCAATTTCAGGGGTGGCATCTCTGGCTGCAGTGCCACCTCGACGCCAGTATGCCGTCACCCCCCTGGCCCTGCCAGCTGTGTGCCCAGCGGTGATCCCATTGTCCGTTAATCAG TGTGGTGCCCGAATGAATCCCCTTCGTCCTTCTTCAGGGAAGAGGAGGACAGTGAGCCTGGAGACCTTAGCAGCTCACCATTTTAATCAACAGAGGACTGTAGTCATGCAACAGAAAGAGTACAACAG GTATCACCAGGGCTGGCAGAGACCTTTTTATGGTTCACGGGCAGAAAAGGAGGAGTATCG GAAGGAAATACGAGATCTCCTTAAAAGACAGATGCTAGAGAAATGGGAGCAGCAGAGACAACTACGGAGCAGCTTGTCGAGAGAGGCGGAAGAAGCGCAAGAAGCGGACCGTCTGGCCCTGAGCCGCGATTTTCAGCAGAATGTCGCGCACGCGCAAATACTCCGCACCTTTCGGGATGAAAACAAAAGA CTCATGGAGCAGATATGGCACCAGAGGAGTCTGTCTCGCTTACAGGAGACCACAAGGGAAAGAGAATTGCTGCAGTACAACCCCCTCAACTGGAGCGGCACACTCAAATAG